One window of the Archaeoglobus sulfaticallidus PM70-1 genome contains the following:
- a CDS encoding CBS domain-containing protein, whose protein sequence is MLPPVEYLARMKPFSYLKENELDILARGLEVTLYKPGKIIFKKGKKLKKLYFVREGKVGIFDGDDLIEIVNEDEMIGIDYSNPAFAARAIEETICFEIELEKVNFLFKRNSRFGDFFRKFFSRKFHSLLKLYDEKGVDEVYAVAVVNIIRKKPVVCRAEDSLRHAVKLMRANDVSSVVVVRDEKPVGIVTHSDLVRVLDEGINLESKVGDVMSSPVEAIDSESPVMDAYLKFVSKAINHLAVVEDGRVVGVISSKDILSRMESYSSLIPLSKRIIKAESLSELKSTFEDVVRAFEDMASSGFDYPSFSITISSIADLMVRKVADIQAFGLTLVAIGDYGRREILFPEVMVGYLGRRMDEKLEILLNGLNEVGMKAEFRALDKFDFDHLDSRYIYGDGGAYVRFKEGLTPFLTEEVAMELIEKAKKEDDLISAIIDLTRAFAILNMDTTSRQTRERLLLFGIKYLPENLVNDLMEFYLALRKIELLIRFGRRREKIDDVVRRKSSEVLRELQSWLREKF, encoded by the coding sequence TTGCTCCCTCCTGTGGAATATCTGGCCAGAATGAAACCATTCTCGTATCTGAAAGAAAATGAGCTGGATATACTGGCCAGAGGACTGGAGGTTACGCTCTACAAACCAGGCAAGATCATCTTCAAGAAGGGCAAGAAGCTTAAAAAGCTGTACTTCGTGAGGGAAGGGAAGGTTGGAATCTTTGATGGGGATGATTTAATCGAAATTGTGAATGAGGATGAGATGATAGGGATAGATTATTCAAACCCTGCTTTTGCAGCGAGGGCGATTGAAGAGACGATCTGCTTCGAGATTGAGCTTGAGAAGGTTAATTTTCTATTCAAAAGGAACAGCAGGTTTGGAGATTTCTTTAGAAAGTTCTTTTCCAGAAAGTTCCATTCGCTGCTCAAGCTATACGATGAGAAAGGTGTTGATGAAGTCTATGCTGTAGCTGTAGTGAACATAATAAGAAAGAAGCCGGTTGTTTGCAGAGCAGAGGACAGCCTGAGGCATGCAGTAAAGCTCATGAGGGCTAACGATGTGAGCAGCGTTGTTGTGGTGAGAGATGAGAAGCCTGTCGGGATAGTAACACATTCCGATCTGGTGAGGGTGCTGGATGAGGGCATAAACCTTGAATCGAAGGTTGGAGATGTGATGTCGTCTCCCGTTGAGGCGATAGATTCTGAATCTCCTGTTATGGATGCGTATTTGAAGTTCGTATCCAAAGCGATAAACCATCTTGCTGTTGTGGAGGATGGGAGGGTTGTTGGTGTGATCTCTTCCAAAGACATACTGTCAAGGATGGAGTCGTATTCGTCTCTCATACCTCTCTCGAAGAGGATAATTAAAGCTGAATCCCTTTCGGAGCTGAAGAGCACATTTGAGGATGTTGTAAGGGCTTTTGAGGATATGGCGAGCTCTGGATTCGATTATCCCTCCTTCTCGATCACGATTTCTAGCATAGCTGATCTTATGGTGAGAAAGGTGGCGGACATCCAGGCTTTTGGTCTGACCTTGGTTGCAATAGGAGACTATGGTAGGAGGGAAATTCTGTTTCCGGAGGTAATGGTTGGATATCTAGGCAGAAGAATGGATGAGAAGCTTGAAATCCTGCTCAACGGGCTGAATGAGGTGGGAATGAAGGCTGAATTCAGGGCTCTTGACAAATTCGATTTCGACCACCTCGACTCGAGATACATCTACGGTGATGGCGGAGCTTATGTGCGGTTCAAGGAGGGATTAACTCCTTTCCTCACGGAAGAAGTGGCAATGGAACTAATTGAGAAGGCTAAAAAGGAAGATGATCTTATTTCGGCCATAATAGATCTCACAAGGGCTTTTGCGATACTCAACATGGACACAACATCTAGGCAGACACGTGAGAGATTACTGCTCTTTGGCATCAAGTATCTTCCTGAAAACCTTGTAAACGATCTGATGGAATTCTATCTAGCCCTGAGGAAGATAGAGCTTTTAATCAGGTTTGGAAGAAGGAGAGAGAAGATAGACGATGTTGTCAGGAGGAAATCTTCTGAGGTGCTGAGGGAGTTACAATCATGGCTGAGGGAGAAGTTCTGA